Proteins encoded within one genomic window of Methanosarcina barkeri str. Wiesmoor:
- a CDS encoding type II toxin-antitoxin system RelE/ParE family toxin codes for MHYQIIWSEPAVNQLRKLDRQLAKRIFRKVSELKEDPFRYVTKLVGSPNYRLRVGDYRVILEIQGSCLKILVLKIGHRRDIYK; via the coding sequence ATGCATTACCAAATCATCTGGTCTGAACCTGCGGTCAATCAGCTCAGAAAGCTCGATCGGCAGCTGGCAAAGCGTATTTTTCGTAAGGTCTCTGAGCTGAAGGAGGATCCATTTCGCTATGTAACAAAACTGGTCGGGTCTCCAAATTACCGGTTGAGGGTCGGTGACTATAGAGTGATCTTGGAGATTCAGGGCAGTTGCTTGAAAATACTCGTGCTTAAAATTGGGCACCGACGGGATATCTACAAATAA
- a CDS encoding S-layer protein domain-containing protein — translation MKKASLQIFTAILVLGLFCGAATAAPNIIAASPGENATVNTIVGEIQAFSIQTNESATIDWQVDGSNVSQTSYDDATNTSALNHTVKQGTYDVKATVQSTGVSRTWSVTGGSNVPEIVSFSPSYSTVNNKVGQSRKFNATVSQTSNITWYLDDVQVQENESVTESSYINTSATQGMHTIKMNAENENGSAENSWAWNVSTLGGLSVNSDPSEENVSVDKGVSKTFNVNSSTEDQDINVEWLVDDESQKKDESVTSSSYDFEEDERGNYTLKAVVSDPNSVYDSSTKTWTVSVGSTDNSTGNRIWEEGMPDTYTWTAQSYSGFYYDLDSGVSSEEMTITGIGRNIKSGNIEYSTKPTETDFEYNDWGSYQIIGFMAEKYFAGYTENGSEVIGDDISPISDGVLSKILIDTDDEKSANAGDSLVLEEGYSLNIVEVDINGDSVRVQLEKDGDVVDEAFLSSGDDYVYETDLGNAEDVPIIIAHIGSVFQGHESSAVFIQGLFQISDDYVEVENGDTLGEMEVNSVSSSEIKMENDDNVGLDKGDTIDLMGKIQIQVADDDTLRFAPTLDTSEEGTYELRGTVYDKDMDGDSLPSWTPFNFEGFYYNIDEGIGTENLTIGELDGRNIPSGELVYKSTPQAVDFDHDEWGNFTVIGFMADKYFAGYTDDSVGGAVDDVSLLSDNILSKVLTDSDDKRSMDSGSALTLEEGYSLKIKEVNINGDSVWVQLEKDGDVVDEAFLSSDDDYVYETDLGDAEDVPLIIVHFGTVFQGAESSAVFIQGLFQLSDQYTEIDNGDTFGEMEITSVSESGITMKNDDSIGLDKDDTTEIMGNVSFKTADDSTLRFYPFVEVETGGSGNDDNSLKISVPDKIYAGNPFNIEVTAGGETIEGANVSVNESNVGETDDDGVIEYTAEDVGTLKITAEKDDYETANKNINVSAPKVEMTVNVSPETVYVGDTLNIEVVKSIGGDPIEDANVLIDGNIIGKTDSSGKATYKTDKSGNLELGLTKEGFEDQEVNVKVKDLEAIFKYSNLVIDPLEISAGKDATISVNVENTGNAAGNESVELLINGNISDSKDVSLGVGNNTTVTFEHAEEEPGTYKVEIGEETANYTVKEKSSLMLYILGLIVLLIIGGAAYYFTKGGGDVTKLSEQAKEFINSVKPKK, via the coding sequence ATGAAAAAAGCTAGTTTACAGATATTTACAGCAATTCTGGTGCTGGGTCTATTTTGCGGAGCTGCAACTGCAGCCCCGAATATAATAGCAGCATCGCCCGGAGAGAATGCAACTGTCAATACGATAGTCGGCGAGATTCAAGCTTTTAGCATTCAAACAAACGAGTCAGCAACTATTGACTGGCAGGTTGATGGAAGCAATGTTTCCCAAACATCGTATGATGATGCAACGAATACCTCTGCCCTCAATCACACGGTTAAGCAAGGTACATATGATGTCAAAGCGACTGTTCAGTCAACTGGAGTGAGCAGAACTTGGAGTGTAACCGGAGGATCGAATGTACCGGAAATCGTATCATTTTCCCCTTCATACTCAACCGTTAACAATAAAGTAGGGCAATCAAGAAAATTTAATGCAACTGTTAGCCAGACTTCAAATATAACATGGTATCTTGATGATGTCCAGGTTCAGGAAAACGAGTCTGTCACTGAGTCATCATATATCAATACTTCTGCAACACAGGGCATGCATACAATTAAAATGAACGCAGAAAACGAAAACGGCAGTGCAGAAAACTCCTGGGCATGGAATGTATCAACGCTCGGAGGATTATCTGTTAATTCTGACCCCTCCGAAGAAAATGTTTCAGTTGATAAAGGAGTATCTAAAACTTTCAACGTCAATTCCAGCACGGAAGACCAGGATATTAATGTTGAGTGGCTTGTTGACGATGAATCACAGAAAAAGGATGAAAGTGTAACCTCTTCTTCATACGACTTTGAAGAAGATGAGAGAGGAAATTATACCCTCAAGGCAGTGGTAAGTGATCCCAATAGCGTTTATGATTCATCGACAAAAACATGGACTGTGAGCGTCGGATCCACAGACAATTCAACTGGAAACAGAATCTGGGAAGAAGGAATGCCAGATACCTACACATGGACTGCCCAGAGTTATTCAGGCTTCTACTATGACCTTGATTCCGGAGTATCCTCAGAAGAGATGACCATTACAGGTATAGGTAGAAACATAAAATCAGGAAACATTGAGTACTCCACAAAACCTACTGAAACTGATTTTGAATACAATGATTGGGGTTCGTACCAGATAATCGGGTTCATGGCAGAGAAATACTTCGCAGGCTATACTGAAAATGGTTCGGAAGTTATAGGAGATGACATTAGCCCTATTTCTGATGGGGTTCTTTCCAAGATTCTCATAGACACTGATGATGAAAAATCAGCAAATGCCGGAGATTCTCTTGTTCTTGAAGAAGGATATTCCCTGAATATCGTGGAAGTGGATATCAATGGAGACTCTGTCCGGGTCCAGCTTGAAAAAGATGGTGATGTCGTAGACGAGGCATTCCTCAGCTCGGGCGATGACTATGTCTATGAAACTGATCTTGGAAACGCAGAAGATGTGCCCATAATCATTGCTCATATTGGCTCGGTTTTCCAAGGACATGAGTCCTCTGCTGTCTTCATACAGGGTCTCTTCCAGATTTCGGATGATTATGTAGAAGTTGAAAACGGAGATACCTTGGGGGAAATGGAAGTAAATTCCGTTAGCAGCAGTGAAATAAAGATGGAGAATGATGATAATGTCGGACTCGATAAGGGAGATACGATAGACCTTATGGGTAAAATACAGATTCAGGTAGCTGATGATGACACACTGCGCTTTGCCCCGACACTTGACACCTCGGAAGAGGGTACATATGAGCTGCGCGGGACTGTCTATGACAAAGACATGGATGGTGATTCACTCCCTAGCTGGACGCCCTTTAACTTTGAAGGTTTCTATTACAACATAGATGAAGGAATTGGGACTGAAAATCTTACAATAGGAGAGCTTGACGGCAGAAATATACCTTCAGGCGAACTTGTCTACAAATCAACACCACAAGCTGTTGATTTTGATCACGATGAATGGGGCAACTTTACAGTTATTGGTTTCATGGCAGACAAGTACTTTGCCGGGTATACTGATGATTCCGTTGGAGGAGCTGTTGATGATGTGAGCCTTCTTTCGGATAATATTCTCTCTAAAGTCCTTACAGACAGCGATGACAAAAGGTCTATGGATTCAGGTTCTGCCCTTACCCTTGAAGAGGGTTATTCTTTGAAGATCAAAGAAGTCAATATCAATGGAGACTCTGTCTGGGTTCAGCTAGAAAAAGATGGTGATGTTGTAGACGAGGCATTCCTCAGCTCGGACGATGACTATGTCTATGAAACTGATCTTGGAGACGCAGAAGACGTACCGCTGATTATAGTCCATTTCGGCACGGTTTTCCAAGGAGCTGAGTCCTCTGCTGTCTTCATACAGGGCCTCTTCCAGCTCTCAGACCAGTACACCGAAATTGATAATGGAGATACTTTTGGCGAGATGGAGATCACCAGTGTCTCTGAAAGTGGCATTACAATGAAAAACGATGATAGCATCGGGCTTGACAAGGATGATACCACCGAGATCATGGGCAATGTCAGTTTCAAGACTGCTGATGACAGTACTCTCAGGTTCTACCCCTTCGTGGAAGTTGAAACCGGCGGTAGTGGAAACGACGACAATTCACTGAAAATAAGTGTGCCTGATAAGATCTATGCCGGAAATCCGTTTAATATCGAAGTGACTGCAGGTGGAGAAACAATCGAAGGCGCTAATGTTTCGGTTAACGAAAGTAATGTAGGTGAAACCGATGATGATGGAGTTATTGAATATACAGCCGAAGATGTCGGAACTTTGAAGATAACTGCAGAAAAGGATGACTACGAAACTGCAAATAAAAACATTAACGTCAGTGCTCCGAAAGTAGAAATGACAGTTAACGTTTCACCTGAGACAGTTTATGTAGGCGATACCCTGAACATTGAGGTTGTCAAGTCAATAGGCGGCGATCCAATTGAGGATGCAAACGTATTGATTGACGGAAACATCATTGGTAAAACAGATTCCAGCGGAAAAGCTACCTACAAGACAGATAAAAGCGGTAATCTTGAATTGGGCTTAACAAAAGAAGGATTTGAAGACCAGGAAGTAAATGTAAAAGTAAAAGATTTGGAAGCTATCTTCAAATACTCAAACCTGGTAATCGATCCTTTGGAAATAAGTGCAGGAAAGGACGCTACAATCTCAGTTAACGTCGAAAATACAGGTAACGCTGCAGGAAATGAAAGTGTAGAGTTGCTTATTAACGGAAACATAAGTGACTCAAAAGACGTTTCCCTAGGCGTTGGGAACAATACCACTGTAACCTTTGAGCACGCAGAAGAGGAACCAGGAACCTACAAGGTAGAAATTGGAGAAGAAACCGCAAACTACACTGTAAAGGAAAAATCTTCCTTAATGCTCTACATTCTTGGATTAATTGTCCTGTTAATAATCGGTGGAGCTGCTTATTACTTTACAAAAGGCGGCGGAGATGTGACAAAGTTATCTGAACAGGCAAAGGAATTTATTAACTCGGTGAAACCAAAGAAATAA
- a CDS encoding ribbon-helix-helix protein, CopG family — translation MPKVSVEIPQELLDDLNRHVGDNKKFVSQSDAIRTAIRKMLDMMDEIDRRHGRLEK, via the coding sequence ATGCCAAAAGTAAGTGTTGAAATTCCTCAAGAACTTCTGGATGACCTTAACAGGCATGTGGGAGATAACAAAAAATTTGTCAGTCAATCTGATGCTATCCGAACCGCTATTCGAAAAATGCTGGACATGATGGATGAGATCGATAGAAGGCATGGGAGACTCGAGAAGTGA
- a CDS encoding ABC transporter permease, translated as MNVNFIKTIKEKGVEALSLIVAIAIWQLAADVIVQNKFKLPSFYDVIISFSAIVKSGLIFTDTLTSLINFSIGIAGAFVIGIPLGIAMGWFKEINRAIDPIIEILRPIPPIAWIPFAIIWFGLTHQAAGFVVFAGMVFPIIINTYTGFKNVPKVYVEAARVLGCTRNLDLIRYIAIPSAMPSIVAGIRIAMGVGWMCLVAAEMFGSDSGLGYEIWHNYYMHRMDFVLVYMLLLGFVGLLIDRFFRRYVDAKLLRWTSGTVV; from the coding sequence ATGAACGTTAACTTCATAAAAACAATTAAAGAAAAAGGCGTTGAAGCATTATCTCTCATAGTTGCAATTGCAATATGGCAGCTCGCAGCAGACGTGATTGTACAGAACAAATTTAAGCTGCCTAGTTTTTATGATGTGATAATCTCTTTTTCTGCAATTGTAAAGAGCGGGCTAATTTTTACAGATACATTAACAAGCCTGATTAACTTTTCAATTGGTATTGCTGGCGCTTTTGTAATTGGAATTCCCCTTGGAATAGCCATGGGATGGTTTAAGGAAATAAACAGAGCAATCGACCCTATAATAGAGATACTGCGTCCTATCCCCCCCATCGCCTGGATTCCCTTTGCTATCATATGGTTTGGGCTTACCCACCAGGCCGCAGGTTTTGTTGTATTTGCAGGAATGGTTTTTCCAATTATCATCAATACATATACTGGCTTTAAGAACGTACCGAAAGTTTATGTTGAAGCCGCAAGAGTTCTTGGTTGTACCCGAAACCTGGACCTTATACGTTATATTGCAATTCCCTCAGCTATGCCTTCAATTGTTGCAGGAATCAGGATTGCTATGGGTGTAGGCTGGATGTGCCTTGTAGCTGCAGAAATGTTTGGGAGCGACAGCGGACTCGGATATGAGATATGGCACAATTACTACATGCACAGGATGGATTTCGTACTTGTTTATATGTTGCTGCTCGGATTTGTTGGCCTTTTAATTGACCGTTTCTTCAGGCGTTATGTAGACGCAAAATTACTGAGATGGACATCAGGAACTGTGGTATAA
- a CDS encoding methionine synthase gives MEEIIFDDIGSYPLPDGVSKEWVQNAFKTRTEDEKLFTVINDAFQQKVDAGVNVPTYPQYQDMNEQFLKVIRDSNCCDSPFEVKLECARIEELEAIEKVAKAYKEQFGETLKVRICVTGPTELYLKEFGGTRYTDIYSIFAKSVNNFVRNSMRSAKNFKIATVSIDEPSIGLNPELAFDENDIISALTSASKAASKWGADVQIHLHSPLYYNIACQVPTINVIGVESAGTPSYLELIDKKILEDTDCFLRLGIARTDVYTLAGIISEKYCTNVWKEQQYLPEIVSGLETPATITKRLKVYYRRFGNLIKYVGPDCGLGSWPNQKIAFILLSNIAQGIRDFRESL, from the coding sequence ATGGAAGAAATCATCTTTGACGATATTGGGAGTTATCCCCTTCCTGACGGAGTCAGTAAGGAATGGGTCCAAAATGCCTTTAAAACGAGAACTGAAGATGAGAAACTCTTTACGGTAATCAATGATGCCTTTCAGCAAAAAGTAGATGCAGGTGTTAATGTTCCTACCTATCCTCAGTATCAGGATATGAATGAACAGTTCCTGAAGGTTATTCGGGACTCTAATTGCTGTGACAGTCCCTTTGAAGTAAAACTTGAGTGTGCCAGGATTGAGGAACTTGAGGCTATAGAGAAGGTTGCAAAAGCCTATAAGGAACAATTCGGAGAGACACTCAAGGTTCGGATCTGTGTAACTGGTCCAACTGAACTTTATCTGAAGGAGTTTGGAGGTACACGGTATACGGATATCTATTCTATTTTTGCAAAAAGCGTGAATAATTTTGTAAGAAATTCCATGAGATCTGCAAAAAATTTCAAGATTGCAACGGTTTCTATTGATGAACCAAGTATAGGGCTGAACCCTGAGCTTGCTTTTGATGAGAACGATATTATTTCTGCCCTTACCAGCGCCTCAAAAGCGGCCAGTAAGTGGGGAGCTGACGTACAGATTCACCTTCATTCTCCTCTCTACTATAATATTGCCTGTCAGGTCCCCACAATAAACGTCATAGGAGTGGAGTCCGCAGGCACACCCTCTTACCTGGAGTTGATAGACAAGAAAATTCTGGAGGACACAGATTGCTTCCTGAGGCTTGGGATTGCAAGAACTGATGTCTATACACTGGCAGGAATCATTAGTGAAAAGTACTGTACTAACGTCTGGAAAGAGCAGCAATACCTTCCAGAAATTGTTAGCGGACTTGAGACCCCGGCTACGATAACTAAAAGGCTGAAGGTTTATTACAGGCGTTTTGGCAACCTGATAAAGTATGTGGGTCCTGACTGCGGGTTGGGCTCTTGGCCTAACCAGAAAATAGCATTTATATTGCTTTCCAATATAGCTCAGGGTATAAGGGATTTCAGGGAATCTCTCTAA
- a CDS encoding TRAM domain-containing protein produces the protein MFRDERAPVPIEEGETYDVTIQDIARQGDGIARIEGFVVFVPNTSVGDEVQIKIERVLPKFAFASIVE, from the coding sequence ATGTTTAGAGATGAACGTGCTCCTGTGCCCATTGAAGAGGGCGAAACCTACGATGTAACTATTCAGGATATTGCTCGCCAGGGAGACGGCATTGCCCGTATCGAAGGTTTTGTAGTTTTTGTCCCGAATACGAGTGTTGGCGATGAAGTCCAGATTAAGATCGAAAGAGTACTTCCCAAATTTGCATTTGCAAGCATTGTCGAGTAA
- a CDS encoding TRAM domain-containing protein, whose translation MFRDESSSVPVEEGEVYDVTIQDIARQGDGIARIEGFVVFVPGTKVGDNVRIKIERVLPKYGFASLVE comes from the coding sequence ATGTTCAGAGATGAGAGTAGCTCTGTTCCTGTTGAAGAAGGCGAAGTTTACGATGTAACTATCCAGGATATCGCTCGCCAGGGAGACGGCATTGCACGTATTGAAGGTTTTGTTGTCTTTGTCCCAGGCACCAAAGTTGGCGATAATGTCCGGATTAAAATCGAAAGGGTTCTTCCCAAATACGGTTTCGCCAGCCTCGTTGAATAA
- a CDS encoding helix-turn-helix domain-containing protein, with protein MNVADKVIKSAFESDEVFQKTLSAVIKEDLNLTAVDFAKKANIPPSTLYKILSGNRDPNIKTLRQIVKTIRDIKETDSGDFIAVIAARSVLDNIVETKKKIAGRLVTIREYSATSMEEAIIAAVNAERDGAKALVCAPIVSPTVEKILNIPVTTMIPKNSLVVAIELALKKMQ; from the coding sequence ATGAATGTTGCAGACAAAGTTATCAAATCCGCATTTGAATCCGATGAAGTTTTTCAAAAAACGCTTTCCGCTGTAATAAAAGAGGATCTTAACTTAACTGCTGTGGATTTCGCGAAAAAAGCAAACATTCCCCCGAGTACTCTTTATAAGATCCTGTCAGGGAATCGGGATCCCAACATTAAAACTCTTCGCCAGATAGTGAAAACTATTCGCGATATTAAAGAAACAGATAGTGGAGATTTTATCGCTGTAATTGCAGCTCGCTCGGTGCTTGACAATATCGTAGAAACAAAGAAAAAAATAGCTGGTAGGCTTGTCACAATCAGGGAATATTCGGCAACCTCAATGGAAGAAGCCATAATAGCAGCCGTTAACGCCGAAAGGGATGGAGCAAAAGCCCTTGTTTGTGCTCCTATAGTGAGCCCTACAGTGGAAAAGATCCTCAATATTCCAGTAACAACCATGATCCCGAAGAACAGTCTTGTAGTTGCTATCGAACTTGCGCTCAAAAAGATGCAGTAA
- a CDS encoding polymer-forming cytoskeletal protein, whose protein sequence is MIRFIKYHPRSNTYVIEKRAFLDEDLTLDGNVIVGQEVKFWKNLTVTGMLELGKGSVVRGNVKARSALVCSEAKILGNIETVSELVLLDKAKINAAVCQGDIRVRPGCTIDSVKADGTLELIGKVLVRKVEPLTKVIIRAEDNREFPMNI, encoded by the coding sequence ATGATTCGTTTTATCAAGTACCACCCCAGGTCCAATACTTACGTCATTGAAAAACGAGCTTTTCTTGATGAAGATCTTACTCTGGATGGCAATGTAATTGTTGGGCAGGAAGTGAAGTTCTGGAAGAACCTCACAGTAACTGGCATGCTTGAACTAGGAAAAGGTTCGGTTGTTAGAGGCAATGTAAAAGCCAGAAGTGCGCTTGTCTGTTCAGAGGCAAAAATTCTAGGCAATATAGAAACGGTTTCTGAGCTTGTCCTTCTCGATAAAGCTAAAATAAATGCTGCAGTCTGCCAGGGAGATATCCGTGTCAGGCCTGGGTGCACCATCGACTCCGTAAAAGCAGACGGTACACTTGAACTTATCGGAAAAGTTCTTGTTAGGAAAGTAGAGCCGTTAACGAAAGTGATTATCCGGGCTGAAGATAATCGGGAGTTTCCAATGAACATTTAA
- a CDS encoding ABC transporter ATP-binding protein, translated as MGRVSVKNVSRIFTKKEDNVGTEALHDVSFDVEDGEFICLLGPSGCGKTTLLRITAGLETQTSGEITLNSVPITGPDPKRGMVFQQYSLFPWRTVIDNITFGLEMQGISKAEARKQVEKYIDLVGLGQFKNSYPYELSGGMQQRAAIARALANEPEVLLMDEPFGALDAQTRNILQDELLKIWEQKHVTFLFVTHSVDEAVVLSDRILVMTARPGRIKEIVKVDLPRPRSRTSQEVNRLRDRILRLLEEERFHR; from the coding sequence ATGGGCAGAGTAAGTGTAAAAAATGTTTCACGTATCTTTACTAAAAAAGAAGATAATGTAGGTACAGAGGCTTTGCACGATGTGAGCTTTGATGTTGAAGATGGAGAGTTTATCTGCCTTCTGGGACCGTCCGGCTGTGGGAAGACCACTCTGCTACGTATCACTGCTGGACTCGAAACTCAGACTTCAGGAGAAATTACACTGAATAGTGTACCTATAACTGGCCCAGACCCCAAAAGGGGTATGGTTTTTCAGCAATATTCTCTATTTCCTTGGAGAACAGTTATCGATAACATTACTTTTGGACTTGAAATGCAGGGAATTAGTAAGGCTGAAGCCAGAAAGCAGGTGGAGAAGTATATAGACCTTGTGGGCCTGGGACAGTTCAAAAATAGCTATCCATATGAACTCTCAGGCGGCATGCAGCAGCGTGCAGCCATTGCACGAGCCCTTGCCAATGAGCCCGAAGTCCTTCTTATGGATGAGCCCTTTGGGGCCCTGGATGCCCAGACTAGAAATATCCTTCAGGACGAACTCCTGAAGATATGGGAACAAAAACATGTGACCTTCCTTTTCGTAACTCATAGTGTGGATGAGGCGGTTGTTCTCTCGGACAGGATATTGGTCATGACCGCAAGACCGGGAAGAATAAAAGAGATCGTAAAAGTGGACCTGCCCCGCCCGCGTTCCAGAACAAGTCAAGAGGTTAACCGTTTAAGAGACCGCATCCTGAGACTTCTTGAAGAAGAAAGATTCCACAGGTAA
- a CDS encoding TRAM domain-containing protein, whose product MFREESRSVPVEEGEVYDVTIQDIARQGDGIARIEGFVVFVPGTKVGDEVRIKVERVLPKFAFASVVE is encoded by the coding sequence ATGTTCAGAGAAGAAAGTCGCTCAGTCCCTGTCGAAGAGGGCGAAGTTTACGATGTAACAATTCAGGACATTGCTCGTCAGGGAGACGGCATCGCTCGCATTGAGGGTTTTGTAGTCTTTGTCCCGGGCACCAAAGTTGGTGACGAGGTTCGGATTAAAGTCGAAAGAGTACTTCCCAAATTTGCATTTGCAAGCGTTGTCGAGTAA
- a CDS encoding ABC transporter substrate-binding protein, whose translation MKKLGILILTLLLVASIFVSGCASNDLTELNIGYQPSTHQIAYMTAAEKGWWEADLAPYGITKINEYQFPTGAPEMQAMLSGDLDVAYVGAAPVITALSQGLDAKIVAPVQINGSSLVLRNEYKYESPQDLKGLKIATYPPGTIQDTLIRNWLQNNGLDPEKDVKILGMTPGDAITAISAKQVDAVFLPHPSPTVIEKEGNGRIIVQSGEMEANHSCCVLVVSGKLIREHPEIVEQIVKTHIKATEYSQAHMDESAQIFANKTTEDLDTVKDSLKEWDGKWITDPALIEDSAVNYSKVQYELGYIPKSLTKEEIFDTSFYEKATGEK comes from the coding sequence TTGAAAAAACTAGGCATACTTATACTTACTTTATTGTTGGTCGCATCTATCTTCGTATCTGGCTGTGCATCCAATGATCTTACTGAATTGAACATCGGCTATCAGCCAAGTACCCATCAGATCGCATATATGACTGCGGCTGAAAAAGGATGGTGGGAAGCAGACCTTGCACCATATGGGATTACGAAAATTAATGAATATCAGTTTCCGACAGGAGCCCCTGAAATGCAGGCAATGCTGTCTGGAGACCTGGATGTTGCCTATGTAGGGGCAGCCCCCGTAATTACAGCTCTCAGCCAGGGCCTTGACGCAAAGATTGTTGCGCCTGTCCAGATAAACGGTTCAAGTCTTGTTCTTCGTAACGAGTACAAATACGAAAGCCCTCAAGACTTAAAAGGTCTTAAAATCGCTACTTACCCCCCAGGAACTATTCAGGATACCCTGATAAGAAATTGGCTCCAGAATAATGGGCTTGACCCAGAAAAAGATGTGAAAATCCTTGGAATGACTCCAGGAGATGCTATCACCGCTATTTCAGCTAAACAGGTTGATGCTGTCTTCCTGCCTCACCCCTCCCCAACAGTTATAGAAAAGGAAGGTAATGGGCGTATCATAGTGCAATCTGGAGAGATGGAAGCAAACCACTCCTGCTGTGTGCTTGTCGTAAGTGGAAAACTTATCAGGGAGCACCCGGAGATTGTGGAACAGATTGTAAAGACCCATATTAAGGCAACTGAGTATAGCCAGGCACATATGGACGAATCCGCTCAGATTTTTGCAAATAAGACTACAGAGGATCTTGACACTGTAAAAGACTCGCTTAAGGAATGGGATGGAAAATGGATTACAGATCCAGCCTTGATTGAAGACTCAGCTGTCAATTACTCAAAGGTTCAGTACGAACTTGGGTATATTCCGAAATCCCTGACCAAGGAAGAAATCTTTGATACGAGTTTCTATGAGAAAGCCACAGGTGAGAAATAA
- a CDS encoding TRAM domain-containing protein, with protein sequence MFREESRSVPVEEGEVYDVTIQDIARQGDGIARIEGFVIFVPGTKVGDEVRIKVERVLPKFAFASVVE encoded by the coding sequence ATGTTCAGAGAAGAAAGTCGCTCAGTCCCTGTCGAAGAGGGCGAAGTTTACGATGTAACAATTCAGGACATTGCTCGTCAGGGAGACGGCATCGCACGTATTGAAGGTTTTGTTATCTTTGTCCCGGGCACCAAAGTTGGAGATGAAGTCCGGATTAAAGTCGAAAGGGTTCTTCCCAAATTTGCATTTGCAAGCGTTGTCGAGTAA
- a CDS encoding methionine synthase — MQDIIFTDGGSLPTPEGITREWIENAAENRDEDDKLFSIVREAFQRKIDVGLNVPTYPQFRDMIGQFLDIIKDEKNCYEPYVLKEENAKILELEIIDEVAKHYREETGETLEVRVCISGPTDLYLQAFGATGYADAYHILALDIEDFIKQAFVAAKNFKIKIIALDEPSLGINDRIKFSDADIVSALTVASTYARKQGVDMGIHLHSPLKYKLICETPINVIGFEYAATPSYLNLLDKKVLEDSDTYIRLGVSRTDISSLIGIVNETYGVNVWKEKEYMQKIVTDLETPAVVKKRLETAYSALGDRIKYASPDCGLAFWPDQELAFKLLENTAKGINEFNEEKKKQEE, encoded by the coding sequence ATGCAGGACATTATTTTTACTGATGGAGGCAGCCTTCCCACGCCTGAGGGTATTACGAGGGAATGGATAGAGAATGCGGCTGAAAACCGGGACGAAGATGATAAACTTTTTTCCATTGTAAGGGAGGCTTTCCAGAGGAAAATCGATGTGGGACTGAATGTCCCCACTTATCCTCAGTTCAGGGACATGATAGGACAGTTTCTGGACATTATCAAAGACGAAAAAAACTGTTATGAACCTTATGTACTGAAAGAGGAAAATGCAAAAATCCTCGAGCTGGAGATAATTGACGAGGTTGCAAAACATTACAGGGAAGAAACAGGAGAAACGCTTGAAGTCAGGGTTTGTATTTCAGGCCCAACAGACCTCTACCTCCAGGCCTTTGGGGCAACGGGTTATGCGGACGCTTATCATATCCTAGCACTGGACATTGAAGATTTCATAAAACAGGCATTTGTAGCTGCGAAAAATTTCAAAATAAAGATTATAGCTCTGGATGAGCCAAGCCTTGGGATAAATGACAGAATCAAGTTTTCTGACGCCGACATCGTCTCTGCTCTCACCGTCGCTTCCACTTACGCCCGGAAACAGGGAGTTGATATGGGAATTCACCTTCATTCCCCGTTAAAGTACAAACTTATCTGCGAGACCCCTATTAATGTTATCGGTTTTGAATATGCGGCAACTCCTTCTTATCTGAACCTCCTGGATAAAAAAGTGCTTGAGGATTCAGACACCTATATCCGGCTCGGAGTCTCAAGAACCGATATTTCCAGTCTTATAGGCATTGTCAATGAAACGTATGGGGTTAATGTCTGGAAGGAAAAGGAGTATATGCAAAAAATCGTTACTGATCTGGAAACTCCGGCAGTCGTAAAAAAGAGGCTTGAAACGGCTTATTCTGCCCTTGGAGACCGGATAAAATATGCAAGTCCGGATTGCGGGCTGGCTTTCTGGCCGGATCAGGAGCTTGCCTTCAAACTTCTTGAGAATACCGCAAAAGGCATTAACGAATTTAATGAAGAGAAGAAAAAACAGGAAGAGTAA